From a single Candidatus Brocadiaceae bacterium genomic region:
- the nadC gene encoding carboxylating nicotinate-nucleotide diphosphorylase, translating to MQWTAYDALIDAALAEDDARSDVTTLALVAPECRLRGQVRARQDLVLCGLPLAGRTVERFDACMVLEHRAEDGARLAPGGVAAEIEGPAASVLAVERTMLNFLQRLSGVATLTARFVREVEGTGACICDTRKTTPGWRVLEKYAVRCGGGRNHRMSLADQALIKDNHLALLGRQGGAAAAVRAVRERFPDRVVMVEVDDLEQLAAVLPVRPDVVLLDNMSPDQVREAAGLARARGGDGRPLLEASGGITLENVRRYAEAGADRISVGALTHSAPAADLALDALG from the coding sequence ATGCAGTGGACAGCCTATGACGCGTTGATCGACGCCGCGCTGGCGGAGGACGACGCCCGTTCCGACGTGACGACGTTGGCGCTGGTGGCGCCCGAATGCCGGCTGCGCGGCCAGGTGCGCGCCCGGCAGGACCTCGTTCTCTGCGGTCTGCCGCTGGCCGGCCGGACCGTCGAGCGCTTCGATGCGTGCATGGTCCTGGAGCATCGGGCGGAGGACGGTGCCCGCCTGGCGCCCGGCGGTGTGGCGGCCGAGATCGAGGGCCCGGCCGCCTCCGTGCTGGCCGTCGAGCGCACGATGCTCAACTTCCTTCAGCGGCTCAGCGGCGTGGCCACGTTGACCGCGCGGTTCGTGCGCGAGGTCGAGGGCACCGGCGCGTGCATCTGCGATACGCGCAAGACGACCCCCGGCTGGCGGGTGCTGGAGAAGTATGCCGTCCGTTGCGGCGGGGGCCGCAACCATCGCATGAGCCTGGCCGACCAGGCGCTCATCAAGGACAACCACCTGGCCCTGCTCGGGCGGCAGGGCGGCGCGGCGGCGGCCGTGCGGGCCGTGCGCGAGCGGTTTCCCGACCGGGTCGTGATGGTCGAAGTCGACGATCTCGAACAGCTTGCGGCCGTGCTGCCGGTGCGTCCGGACGTCGTGCTGCTGGACAACATGTCGCCCGACCAGGTGCGCGAGGCGGCCGGCCTGGCGCGCGCACGGGGCGGCGACGGGCGGCCGCTGTTGGAGGCGAGCGGCGGCATCACGCTGGAGAACGTGCGCCGCTACGCCGAGGCCGGCGCCGACCGCATATCGGTCGGCGCACTGACCCACAGCGCTCCGGCGGCCGACCTGGCCCTGGACGCTCTCGGCTGA
- a CDS encoding alanine--glyoxylate aminotransferase family protein: MKKNCMLTPGPTMVPHEVLLAEAAPMVHHRTKEFSAFMAETAEGLKKLFGTQQDVYILAGSGTAGMEAAVANVCSPGDKMICAVGGKFGERWAELGRAFGCEVVEIPIEWGRSFEPEQARDALRAHPDARALYVTHSETSTGALSDVKAIAQLTRETPTLLAVDSITGVGVHPVKMDEWGLDIVVSGSQKGCMMAPGLAFIAVSPRTWDAVKACQSPRYYLDLTAARRNWEKLGTAFTAPVSLVHALRRALEMIFDEGLDQVFERHARLARAARAAVQALGLRLLAERPANGVTAAYVPDGMSSSRLIALMRDKHGVTMADGQGDLKGRIIRIGHMGYVSEGDLLVGLAALEAGLREMGHAIELGGGLRAAQEALA; the protein is encoded by the coding sequence ATGAAGAAGAACTGCATGCTGACGCCGGGCCCGACCATGGTCCCGCACGAAGTGCTGCTGGCTGAGGCCGCTCCCATGGTGCACCACCGCACCAAGGAGTTCTCCGCCTTCATGGCCGAGACCGCCGAAGGCCTCAAGAAGCTCTTCGGCACCCAGCAGGACGTCTACATACTGGCCGGCAGCGGCACGGCCGGCATGGAGGCCGCTGTGGCCAACGTCTGCTCGCCGGGCGACAAGATGATCTGCGCCGTCGGCGGCAAGTTCGGCGAACGCTGGGCGGAACTGGGGCGCGCCTTCGGCTGCGAGGTCGTCGAGATACCCATCGAATGGGGCCGGTCCTTCGAGCCCGAACAGGCCCGGGACGCCCTGCGCGCCCATCCGGACGCCCGCGCGCTCTACGTGACGCACAGCGAGACGTCCACCGGCGCCCTCTCCGACGTGAAGGCCATCGCGCAGTTGACCCGGGAGACGCCCACACTCCTGGCCGTGGACTCCATCACGGGCGTCGGCGTGCATCCGGTCAAGATGGACGAGTGGGGCCTCGACATCGTCGTCAGCGGCTCCCAGAAGGGCTGCATGATGGCCCCCGGGCTGGCGTTCATCGCCGTCTCCCCGCGCACCTGGGACGCCGTCAAGGCCTGCCAGTCGCCCCGCTACTACCTGGACCTGACGGCCGCGCGCCGCAACTGGGAGAAGCTCGGCACCGCCTTCACCGCCCCGGTCTCCCTGGTCCACGCCCTCCGCAGGGCCCTGGAGATGATCTTCGACGAAGGGCTGGACCAGGTGTTCGAGCGGCACGCGCGCCTGGCGCGCGCCGCCCGCGCCGCCGTGCAGGCCCTGGGGCTGCGATTGCTGGCCGAGCGGCCGGCCAACGGCGTCACCGCCGCCTATGTGCCCGACGGCATGAGTTCGTCCAGGCTGATCGCCCTGATGCGCGACAAGCACGGCGTGACCATGGCCGACGGCCAGGGCGACCTGAAGGGCCGGATCATCCGCATCGGTCACATGGGATACGTCAGCGAAGGTGACCTGCTCGTGGGTCTGGCCGCCCTGGAGGCCGGCCTGCGGGAGATGGGCCACGCGATCGAACTCGGGGGCGGCCTCCGTGCCGCCCAGGAGGCCCTGGCCTGA
- a CDS encoding sigma-54-dependent Fis family transcriptional regulator has product MARILVVDDEQAARLGMRKVLERAGFDVLEATDGPGALESVRRDAPEIVLLDVNIPGPDGLEVLRRISGGPDAPLVIMITAYGSERMAAEAIKQGAYDYIPKPYELEELRAAVRRAAETIELRRETLRLRAELERLGSYGEILGVSAPMRRVFAQIDKVSQADVTVLIRGESGTGKEMAAREIHRRSARRDGPFIVMNCAAMPETLVESELFGHAKGAFTGADTNRIGKFQAADGGTLMLDEVGDMSPGTQAKVLRVLQESAFEPLGSVEPVRVNVRIISATNQDLERGIENEEFRRDLYHRLKVVEIVLPPLRDRGEDIALLAEHFLELFRARYPDGPRRFAPSTVRLLHRYHWPGNVRELKHVVESALVLAAGPEILPEHLSLEQEPAAAVAPEAIRTDLSLPYKEARQALLEEFDRRAIERALDACDGNVSHAAERLDMYRQSLQSKMRRLGIRRDASAPPTRREDE; this is encoded by the coding sequence ATGGCTCGGATACTGGTTGTCGACGACGAACAAGCCGCCCGGCTGGGCATGCGCAAGGTGCTGGAACGCGCCGGGTTCGACGTTCTGGAGGCGACCGACGGCCCCGGCGCCCTGGAATCCGTTCGTCGCGACGCGCCGGAGATCGTCCTGCTGGACGTCAACATCCCCGGCCCCGACGGTCTGGAGGTCCTGCGCCGCATATCCGGGGGGCCGGACGCCCCGCTGGTCATCATGATCACGGCCTACGGGTCCGAACGCATGGCGGCCGAGGCGATCAAGCAGGGCGCCTACGACTACATCCCGAAGCCGTACGAGCTGGAGGAACTGCGCGCGGCCGTGCGCCGCGCGGCCGAGACCATCGAGTTGCGCCGCGAGACGCTGCGACTGAGGGCCGAACTGGAGCGCCTCGGCTCCTACGGCGAGATCCTGGGCGTCAGCGCCCCGATGAGGCGCGTCTTCGCACAGATCGACAAGGTCAGTCAGGCCGACGTCACCGTGCTGATCCGCGGCGAGAGCGGCACGGGCAAGGAGATGGCGGCCCGGGAGATCCACCGCCGCAGCGCGCGGCGCGACGGGCCGTTCATCGTGATGAACTGCGCGGCCATGCCGGAGACGCTGGTCGAGAGCGAGCTGTTCGGCCATGCGAAGGGCGCGTTCACAGGCGCGGACACGAACCGGATCGGCAAGTTCCAGGCCGCCGACGGCGGCACGCTGATGCTCGACGAGGTGGGCGACATGAGCCCCGGCACGCAGGCGAAGGTGCTGCGCGTGCTGCAGGAGAGCGCCTTCGAGCCGCTGGGCAGCGTGGAGCCGGTGCGCGTGAACGTGCGCATCATCAGCGCCACCAACCAGGACCTCGAACGCGGAATCGAAAACGAGGAGTTCCGACGCGACCTCTACCACCGCCTGAAGGTCGTGGAGATCGTGCTGCCGCCCCTGCGCGACCGCGGGGAGGACATCGCCCTGCTGGCCGAGCACTTCCTGGAGCTGTTCCGTGCCCGGTATCCCGACGGCCCGCGCCGCTTCGCCCCCTCCACGGTGCGCCTGCTGCATCGCTACCACTGGCCGGGCAACGTGCGGGAACTCAAGCACGTGGTCGAGAGCGCGCTGGTCCTGGCCGCCGGGCCGGAGATACTGCCCGAACACCTGTCGCTCGAGCAGGAGCCGGCTGCGGCCGTCGCGCCGGAGGCCATCCGCACGGACCTGTCTCTCCCCTACAAGGAGGCACGGCAGGCGCTGCTGGAGGAGTTCGACCGCCGCGCGATCGAGCGCGCGCTGGATGCGTGCGACGGCAACGTCTCGCATGCGGCGGAACGACTGGACATGTATCGTCAGAGCCTTCAGAGCAAGATGCGGAGGCTCGGCATCCGCCGCGACGCCTCCGCCCCCCCCACCCGGAGAGAGGACGAATGA
- a CDS encoding MBL fold metallo-hydrolase: MFEEDVIRTSAGELKITFIGHGTLMLTCGGKVIHVDPVSGEADYSELPPADIILITHEHGDHLDAEAVEAIRRADTTVVLTERAAATLPGGLVMKNGDSQTVGGLPIRAVPAYNIVHMRSPGTPFHPKGHGNGYVIAFGDTLVYVAGDTENIPEMADLRDIDVAFLPMNLPYTMTPEMAADAARAIRPSILYPYHYGDTDATRLAVLLADEEDIEVRIRQMQ, from the coding sequence ATGTTCGAGGAAGACGTCATCCGGACATCCGCCGGGGAACTGAAGATCACGTTCATCGGGCACGGGACCCTGATGCTCACCTGCGGGGGCAAGGTCATCCACGTCGACCCCGTCTCTGGGGAAGCCGACTACTCCGAACTGCCCCCTGCAGACATCATCCTGATCACCCACGAGCACGGCGACCATCTGGACGCAGAGGCCGTGGAGGCCATCCGCAGGGCGGACACGACCGTCGTCCTGACCGAGCGGGCCGCCGCGACGCTCCCGGGCGGCCTCGTGATGAAGAACGGCGACTCGCAGACGGTGGGCGGGCTGCCGATCCGGGCCGTGCCCGCCTACAACATCGTGCACATGCGGTCGCCCGGCACGCCCTTCCATCCGAAGGGGCACGGCAACGGCTACGTCATCGCGTTCGGCGACACCCTCGTCTACGTGGCGGGCGACACGGAGAACATCCCGGAGATGGCGGATCTGCGCGACATCGACGTGGCCTTCCTGCCGATGAACCTGCCCTACACGATGACGCCCGAGATGGCCGCCGACGCCGCCCGGGCCATCCGCCCCTCCATCCTCTACCCGTACCACTACGGCGACACGGACGCGACCAGACTGGCCGTGCTGCTGGCGGACGAAGAGGACATCGAGGTGCGGATCCGGCAGATGCAGTAG
- the ilvN gene encoding acetolactate synthase small subunit: MKHTISCLVRNEPGVLAHVARRFGDEHINIYSLAAGTTEDDAISRMTIVVDGDDATVAHVEQIIQGLPNVLEVQDLAGEQFFARELLLVKVAVVPASIGRLMQMAEMFDARVIGVSARTMTLELAADEQRINAMLRLLEPMEIISVARSGRIAVAAGDRG, encoded by the coding sequence ATGAAGCACACGATCTCATGCCTTGTACGCAACGAGCCGGGCGTCCTGGCGCATGTTGCGCGCCGTTTCGGTGACGAACACATCAACATCTACTCCCTGGCGGCCGGCACGACCGAAGACGACGCGATCAGCCGGATGACGATCGTCGTCGACGGCGACGATGCGACCGTGGCCCACGTGGAGCAGATCATCCAGGGCCTGCCGAACGTGCTGGAGGTGCAGGACCTGGCCGGCGAGCAGTTTTTCGCGCGCGAGCTGCTGCTGGTCAAGGTGGCCGTCGTCCCGGCGTCGATCGGCCGTCTGATGCAGATGGCGGAGATGTTCGACGCGCGCGTGATCGGCGTGAGCGCGCGCACGATGACGCTCGAACTGGCGGCGGACGAACAGCGGATCAACGCCATGCTCCGCCTGCTGGAGCCCATGGAGATCATCAGCGTGGCCCGCAGCGGCCGCATCGCCGTTGCGGCGGGAGACAGGGGATGA
- a CDS encoding phosphate butyryltransferase — MTAAPRPDHPRSLEALLEVVRRRGGVRMAIAAADEPHCLQAAVEAARLGVATPVLIGAADGIGRAAQQGGVDVGDLEIVESGAAADCAARAVRMVHDGRADLLMKGSLPTKVLMRAVLNREFGLRSRGLLSQVAAFEAPGGGRLVLLTDAGVNVNPRFHRKMEIIANAVGVARRLGVAEPKVAVLAAVETLELPAMPATLDAEMLRRLGESGFFGRCAVAGPIALDAALSRERSDLKGTPNAVAGAADVLVAPSIETGNVLYKSISCIAGQDLASAVVGAVRPIVVPSRADTVRTKLYSIALGALLSKEPE; from the coding sequence ATGACAGCCGCCCCCCGGCCCGATCACCCGCGCAGCCTGGAGGCCCTGCTGGAGGTCGTCCGGCGCCGGGGCGGCGTTCGCATGGCCATCGCGGCGGCCGACGAGCCCCACTGCCTGCAGGCGGCCGTCGAGGCGGCGCGCCTGGGTGTCGCGACGCCCGTTCTGATTGGCGCCGCCGACGGCATCGGCCGGGCCGCCCAGCAGGGCGGGGTGGACGTCGGGGACCTGGAGATCGTGGAGTCCGGCGCCGCGGCGGACTGTGCGGCCCGGGCCGTGCGCATGGTGCACGACGGCAGGGCGGACCTTCTGATGAAGGGGTCGCTGCCGACCAAGGTGCTGATGCGGGCGGTGCTCAACCGCGAGTTCGGGCTGCGGTCGCGCGGGCTGCTCTCGCAGGTGGCGGCCTTCGAGGCGCCGGGCGGCGGGCGGCTCGTGCTGCTGACCGACGCGGGTGTGAACGTCAACCCGCGTTTCCACCGCAAGATGGAGATCATTGCCAACGCCGTCGGCGTGGCCCGCCGGCTCGGCGTGGCCGAACCGAAGGTGGCTGTTCTGGCCGCCGTCGAGACGCTCGAACTGCCGGCAATGCCGGCGACACTGGACGCGGAGATGTTGCGCCGCCTCGGCGAGTCGGGGTTCTTCGGCCGCTGCGCCGTGGCCGGTCCCATCGCGCTGGACGCCGCACTCTCGCGCGAACGCTCCGACCTGAAGGGCACACCCAATGCCGTGGCGGGCGCCGCCGACGTGCTGGTGGCCCCGAGCATCGAGACGGGCAACGTGCTCTACAAGTCCATCTCCTGCATCGCGGGCCAGGACCTCGCCTCGGCCGTGGTCGGCGCCGTGCGCCCGATCGTCGTGCCCAGCCGTGCCGATACCGTCCGCACGAAGCTCTACAGCATCGCGCTGGGGGCGCTGTTGAGCAAGGAGCCCGAATGA
- the buk gene encoding butyrate kinase, which produces MTGPSDAPLILAVNPGSTTSQYGLFRGAVCLGESDRPTEGSVEAVVAGGRRVVADLGHRTADLAAVIARGGLLRAVAGGVYEINDALVRDCLEHRYGRHAANLGPPAARMLAEQACARAFIADPPTTDELCDEARLTGLPEIGRRSIFHALNHKAVAAALAADLGTTCAAAHLVVVHMGGGLSVGAHLRGRVVDVNDALEGDGPFALNRSGGLPALAFVRWAQGKPADEVTRAVCKTGGLLAHLGTQDGREIERRVQGGDARATAVFEAFAYNIAKAVAALAVPLEGRVDGIGLTGGLARWQGLVDRLRERLAWLAPVHAYPGTREIPALAAAALSVLTGERRARAY; this is translated from the coding sequence ATGACCGGACCTTCGGACGCGCCGCTGATCCTCGCCGTCAATCCCGGTTCGACGACGAGCCAGTACGGCCTGTTCCGGGGCGCGGTCTGCCTGGGCGAGTCGGACCGGCCCACGGAGGGCAGCGTCGAGGCCGTGGTGGCCGGAGGGCGGCGCGTCGTGGCGGATCTCGGGCACCGCACCGCCGACCTGGCCGCCGTCATCGCGCGCGGCGGGCTGCTGCGCGCCGTCGCCGGCGGGGTCTACGAGATCAACGACGCGCTCGTGCGCGACTGCCTGGAGCACCGATACGGCCGCCATGCGGCCAATCTGGGGCCGCCGGCTGCCCGCATGCTCGCCGAGCAAGCGTGCGCGCGCGCCTTCATCGCCGACCCGCCCACGACCGACGAGTTGTGCGACGAGGCTCGCCTGACCGGCCTGCCCGAGATCGGCCGGCGCAGCATCTTCCACGCCCTCAATCACAAGGCGGTGGCCGCTGCGCTGGCCGCCGACCTGGGCACGACCTGCGCCGCCGCGCACCTCGTCGTGGTCCACATGGGCGGCGGGCTGAGCGTCGGCGCGCACCTTCGCGGGCGCGTGGTGGACGTCAACGACGCGCTGGAAGGCGACGGCCCGTTTGCCCTGAACCGCAGCGGGGGCCTGCCCGCGCTGGCGTTCGTGCGGTGGGCGCAGGGAAAGCCGGCGGACGAGGTCACGCGGGCCGTCTGCAAGACGGGCGGGCTGCTGGCACACCTGGGCACGCAGGACGGGCGGGAGATCGAGCGGCGCGTGCAGGGGGGCGACGCGCGGGCGACGGCCGTCTTCGAGGCGTTCGCCTACAACATCGCGAAGGCCGTGGCCGCCCTGGCCGTGCCGCTGGAGGGCCGCGTGGACGGCATCGGCCTGACGGGCGGCCTGGCGCGCTGGCAGGGCCTGGTAGATCGGCTGCGCGAGCGACTCGCCTGGCTGGCGCCCGTGCACGCCTACCCCGGCACGCGCGAGATCCCCGCCCTGGCGGCGGCCGCGCTCTCGGTGCTGACCGGCGAGCGCCGCGCCCGGGCCTACTGA
- the typA gene encoding translational GTPase TypA, with protein sequence MTRVDRIRNLAIIAHVDHGKTTLIDAIFRAAHVFRENQQVAERVMDNYELERERGITIRAKHCTVTWRDHLINIVDTPGHADFSGEVERVMSMVDSCLLVVDAGEGPMPQTRYVLMRALRLGLRPIVVINKVDRANADPETALGKTFDLFLELGADDAQADFPVLYASALDGWAVRDLDADARSGMDALFETIIASAPAPRADVDAPFRMQVSTLAWSDYLGQIGCGRVLSGTLRKGDPIVRTVTRWRQAGRPEEGWDVVSSTPDRLLHVWVTRGLERVPVDEASAGDIVWVAGPEQIGIGDTLSASEVELPACMPLEIEEPTVSMFFVVSDGPFAGEEGTVMMMRQIRARLERELRTNVALRVEDVGRADGLKVSGRGELHLGILIEEMRREGLEFCVSRPEVIVHVDDAGRRLEPIERLVVDVPAEFQGVVIEKVARRKGVMKHLENPGTGVLRMEFEVPTRGLIGYRSEFLMDTRGLGIMTNRFAAYGPWRGDIPSRVRGSLVSLATGPATAYQMEGLQERAVMFVDPGERVYAGQIVGENSRPDDMTCNPTKRKAQTNHRSASKEQAVVLDVPRKMTLDQALEWIAADELVEVTPKSIRLRKAVLCAQQRKRDRRREPALNT encoded by the coding sequence ATGACGCGTGTAGACAGAATCCGCAACCTCGCCATCATCGCGCACGTCGATCACGGCAAGACGACCCTCATCGATGCGATCTTTCGCGCGGCGCACGTGTTCCGCGAGAACCAGCAGGTGGCCGAGCGCGTGATGGACAACTACGAACTCGAGCGCGAGCGCGGCATCACCATCCGCGCCAAGCACTGCACGGTCACCTGGCGCGACCACCTCATCAACATCGTGGACACGCCCGGCCATGCCGATTTTTCGGGCGAGGTCGAGCGCGTGATGTCCATGGTGGATTCCTGCCTGCTGGTCGTGGACGCCGGCGAGGGGCCGATGCCGCAGACCCGCTACGTGCTGATGCGCGCCCTGCGCCTGGGCCTCCGCCCGATCGTCGTCATCAACAAGGTCGACAGGGCGAATGCCGACCCCGAAACGGCCCTGGGAAAGACGTTCGACCTGTTCCTGGAACTCGGCGCCGACGACGCACAGGCCGACTTCCCGGTGCTCTACGCCTCCGCGCTGGACGGCTGGGCCGTGCGGGACCTGGATGCCGACGCGCGCTCGGGCATGGACGCCCTGTTCGAGACCATCATCGCGTCCGCGCCGGCCCCCCGGGCGGACGTGGACGCCCCTTTCCGCATGCAGGTCAGCACGCTGGCCTGGAGCGACTACCTGGGGCAGATCGGCTGCGGACGCGTTCTGTCGGGCACGCTGCGCAAGGGCGACCCCATCGTGCGCACGGTGACCCGCTGGCGCCAGGCGGGCCGCCCGGAGGAGGGCTGGGACGTGGTGTCGTCCACGCCCGACCGGCTGCTGCACGTCTGGGTGACGCGCGGGCTGGAGCGGGTGCCGGTCGACGAGGCGAGCGCGGGCGACATCGTCTGGGTGGCCGGGCCGGAGCAGATCGGCATCGGCGACACGCTGTCGGCTTCGGAGGTGGAGTTGCCCGCCTGCATGCCGCTGGAGATCGAGGAGCCGACCGTCTCCATGTTTTTCGTGGTCAGTGACGGTCCGTTCGCCGGCGAGGAGGGCACGGTGATGATGATGCGCCAGATCCGCGCCCGTCTGGAGCGCGAATTGCGCACGAACGTGGCCCTGCGGGTGGAGGACGTGGGCCGGGCGGACGGGCTGAAGGTGAGCGGCCGGGGCGAGCTGCATCTGGGGATCCTGATCGAGGAGATGCGCCGCGAGGGGCTGGAGTTCTGCGTGTCCCGCCCGGAGGTGATCGTGCACGTGGACGACGCGGGCCGCCGGCTGGAGCCGATCGAGCGCCTGGTGGTCGACGTGCCGGCCGAGTTCCAGGGCGTAGTCATCGAGAAGGTGGCCCGCCGCAAGGGCGTCATGAAGCACCTGGAGAACCCGGGCACGGGCGTGCTCCGCATGGAGTTCGAGGTGCCCACGCGCGGGTTGATCGGCTATCGGAGCGAGTTCCTCATGGACACGCGCGGCCTGGGCATCATGACCAACCGCTTCGCGGCCTACGGGCCGTGGCGGGGCGATATCCCGTCGCGCGTGCGCGGCTCGCTGGTCAGCCTGGCGACCGGCCCGGCCACCGCCTACCAGATGGAGGGGCTCCAGGAGCGCGCCGTGATGTTCGTCGACCCGGGCGAACGCGTCTACGCCGGCCAGATCGTCGGGGAGAACTCCCGGCCGGACGACATGACCTGCAACCCCACCAAGCGCAAGGCGCAGACGAACCACCGCTCCGCGTCCAAGGAGCAGGCCGTCGTCCTGGACGTGCCGCGCAAGATGACGCTGGACCAGGCGCTGGAGTGGATTGCGGCCGACGAGCTGGTGGAGGTGACGCCGAAGTCCATCCGCCTGCGCAAGGCCGTGCTGTGCGCCCAGCAGCGCAAGCGCGACCGGCGCCGTGAGCCGGCCCTGAACACGTGA
- a CDS encoding phenylacetate--CoA ligase family protein, with product MAAFRDRALRNLVAHAYGRVPYYRRLFDCHGLRPRDIRTVADLPAIPISDKNDLRAVRARDLVAGGLDPERLLRVTTSGVSGEPFTVRRTRLEKRLMAGFWMRAHRHLGARTSDRVAVVRFLRTGVGHDPTPDRRLANAFGRFRHRMVDCTREASDILRVLRDYRPDTLMAYAGVLMRLAEEMTDADRRVLRPRLVMAGGEVLTPAMRRHIRQAFGAPVYGLYGAHELNLIAWDCPPTGEMHTCDDGVILEVIRDGRPAAPGEQGEPVVTNLHSYAMPFIRYRLGDIVTQGLPACACGAPFATIRAVLGRTIDYFPLPDGRRMHPNQITRALYRDAPWLYHYQVVQKRKDLVVLRAVARPAPAPEQLRLLEDRVRSVLGPTVTFHTEIVSALPASSGGKTRALVSEVPRDEA from the coding sequence ATGGCCGCGTTTCGCGACCGCGCTCTGCGCAACCTCGTGGCGCACGCATACGGCCGCGTGCCCTACTACCGCCGCCTGTTCGACTGCCACGGGCTGCGCCCGCGCGACATCCGCACGGTCGCCGACCTGCCCGCCATCCCGATCAGCGACAAGAACGACCTGCGTGCCGTCCGCGCGCGGGACCTGGTCGCCGGCGGTCTCGATCCGGAACGCCTCCTGCGGGTGACAACAAGCGGCGTCTCCGGCGAACCGTTCACCGTCCGCCGCACACGCCTGGAGAAGCGCCTGATGGCGGGCTTCTGGATGCGTGCGCATCGGCACCTGGGCGCGCGCACGTCCGACCGCGTCGCCGTCGTCCGGTTCCTGCGCACCGGCGTCGGGCACGACCCGACACCGGACCGGCGCCTGGCGAACGCCTTCGGGCGGTTCCGCCACCGCATGGTCGACTGCACGCGCGAGGCGTCCGACATCCTGAGGGTTCTTCGGGACTACCGGCCGGACACGCTCATGGCCTACGCCGGCGTTCTCATGCGCCTGGCCGAGGAGATGACGGACGCCGACCGCCGCGTTCTGCGCCCCCGCCTCGTGATGGCGGGCGGGGAGGTGCTCACCCCGGCCATGCGCCGGCACATCCGGCAGGCATTCGGGGCGCCTGTCTACGGCCTCTACGGCGCCCACGAGCTGAACCTTATCGCCTGGGACTGCCCGCCCACCGGGGAGATGCACACCTGCGACGACGGCGTGATCCTGGAGGTGATCAGAGACGGCCGCCCCGCCGCCCCGGGCGAACAGGGCGAGCCCGTCGTCACAAACCTGCATTCCTACGCGATGCCCTTCATCCGCTACCGGCTCGGCGACATCGTGACCCAGGGCCTGCCCGCATGTGCCTGCGGCGCGCCGTTCGCGACGATCCGCGCCGTCCTCGGGCGCACCATCGACTACTTCCCCCTGCCCGACGGCCGCCGCATGCACCCCAATCAGATCACGCGTGCGCTGTACCGCGACGCCCCGTGGCTGTACCACTACCAGGTCGTACAGAAGAGGAAGGACCTGGTCGTCCTGCGCGCTGTGGCGCGGCCCGCGCCGGCGCCCGAGCAGCTTCGGCTTCTCGAGGACCGGGTGCGCAGCGTGCTGGGACCGACCGTCACGTTCCACACGGAGATCGTGTCGGCCCTGCCGGCCAGCTCCGGCGGCAAGACCCGGGCGCTCGTCTCCGAGGTCCCGCGCGACGAGGCGTGA
- a CDS encoding Rubrerythrin produces the protein MPEFMNPFSGVVPERKMNKAELVRALRLGLAAEQEAVHLYESHADATDDELARAVLLDIANEERVHAGEFQRLISILVEDEADLLNEGAEEVDEIAEEIRRGGSKT, from the coding sequence ATGCCGGAGTTCATGAACCCGTTCAGCGGCGTCGTTCCCGAACGCAAGATGAACAAGGCGGAGTTGGTCCGTGCCCTGAGGCTGGGCCTGGCCGCCGAGCAGGAGGCCGTCCATCTCTACGAGTCCCACGCGGACGCAACGGACGACGAACTGGCCAGGGCCGTGCTGCTCGACATCGCCAATGAGGAGCGCGTGCACGCCGGGGAATTCCAGCGCCTGATCAGCATCCTGGTCGAGGACGAGGCCGACCTCCTCAACGAAGGCGCCGAAGAGGTGGACGAGATCGCCGAGGAGATCCGCAGAGGCGGGTCCAAGACGTAG